The Cupriavidus nantongensis genome has a segment encoding these proteins:
- a CDS encoding xanthine dehydrogenase family protein molybdopterin-binding subunit yields the protein MNDPLPQCTPRARPGTGPVGIGTPVPRLDGVAKVTGTARYAEHPAFDLAHGVVVNSTIARGRIVSIDCSAALAVPGVLEVLTHERRPRMRSLDLFYKDMVAPAGSPFKPLHDARIWYSGQPVALVVAETFEAARHAATLVRVRYQAWQHETSLLDHLGRAGKPMRFKAGYSGPPRARGDADAAFARAPYQVDAEFYSGVEHHNPMEMHATTVVRGGDGHLTIYDKTQGSQNSRWMVSRVFGLPKRKVTVRNEYVGGAFGSGLRPQYQLILAVMAALALERSVRVVLTRPQMFTFCHRPETWQRVRLGADAEGRLMSLIHEAVAETSRMEHYVEVVVNWSTQLYASENSRQDYQLVDLDQPTPADMRAPGAAHGVHAIEVAMDELSYAVGMDPLALRLKNYAERDGASGLPFSSKALRECYAQGAQRFGWAGRPPQPRSMRDGRELIGWGMASGTWDALQMFSRARAVFHADGRLEVASAATDIGTGTLTVMSQIAAASLGLPLEQVRFVLGDSDLPVAPVEGGSSHVATVGSAVDGVCDKLRRMLWHMARRIQGSGFEQARYEDLVFEHGRVSLRASPGVSLELTGILAAARREQIEASFLQLPNLIKQKQYTRAAHSAVFCEVRVDEALGTVRVTRVVSAVAAGRIINPRTARSQILGGMVWGIGQALHEETHSDHALGRFMNRNIAEYHIASHADIQDLDVIFVDEDDRVVSSLGAKGVGEIGLVGVAAAISNAIYHATGRRLRSTPMTPDKVMAR from the coding sequence ATGAACGATCCGCTCCCGCAATGTACGCCGCGCGCACGGCCCGGCACGGGCCCGGTCGGCATCGGCACGCCGGTGCCGCGCCTCGATGGCGTGGCCAAGGTCACCGGCACCGCGCGCTACGCCGAGCATCCGGCCTTCGACCTCGCGCACGGGGTGGTGGTGAACAGCACCATTGCGCGCGGACGTATCGTGTCGATCGATTGCAGCGCGGCGCTGGCGGTGCCGGGCGTGCTCGAGGTGCTGACCCATGAGCGCCGCCCGCGCATGCGTTCGCTCGACCTGTTCTACAAGGACATGGTCGCGCCCGCCGGTTCGCCGTTCAAGCCGCTGCACGACGCGCGCATCTGGTACAGCGGCCAGCCCGTCGCGCTGGTCGTGGCCGAGACCTTCGAAGCGGCGCGCCATGCCGCCACGCTGGTGCGCGTGCGCTACCAGGCGTGGCAGCACGAGACCAGCCTGCTGGACCACCTCGGCCGCGCCGGCAAGCCGATGCGCTTCAAGGCGGGCTACTCCGGCCCGCCCAGGGCGCGCGGCGATGCCGACGCCGCCTTCGCGCGCGCTCCCTATCAGGTCGACGCCGAGTTCTACAGCGGCGTGGAACACCACAACCCGATGGAGATGCACGCCACCACGGTGGTCCGCGGCGGCGACGGCCACCTGACCATCTACGACAAGACCCAGGGCTCGCAGAATTCGCGCTGGATGGTGTCGCGCGTGTTCGGGCTGCCCAAGCGCAAGGTCACGGTGCGCAATGAATACGTGGGTGGCGCGTTCGGTTCGGGGCTGCGGCCGCAGTACCAGCTGATCCTGGCGGTGATGGCGGCGCTGGCGCTGGAGCGCTCGGTGCGGGTGGTGCTGACGCGGCCGCAGATGTTCACCTTCTGCCACCGGCCCGAGACCTGGCAGCGCGTGCGGCTGGGCGCCGATGCCGAGGGCAGGCTGATGAGCCTGATCCATGAAGCCGTGGCCGAGACCTCGCGCATGGAGCACTACGTCGAAGTGGTGGTCAACTGGTCCACGCAGCTCTATGCGTCCGAGAACAGCCGGCAGGACTATCAGCTGGTCGACCTGGACCAGCCCACCCCGGCCGACATGCGCGCGCCGGGCGCCGCGCACGGCGTGCATGCGATCGAGGTGGCGATGGACGAGTTGTCCTATGCGGTGGGGATGGATCCGCTCGCGCTGCGGCTGAAAAACTACGCCGAGCGCGACGGCGCCAGCGGCCTGCCGTTCTCGAGCAAGGCACTGCGCGAGTGCTACGCGCAAGGCGCGCAACGGTTCGGCTGGGCCGGGCGGCCGCCGCAGCCGCGTTCGATGCGCGATGGCCGCGAGCTGATCGGCTGGGGCATGGCCAGCGGCACCTGGGACGCGCTGCAGATGTTCAGCCGCGCCCGCGCGGTGTTCCACGCCGACGGCCGGCTCGAGGTAGCCAGCGCCGCCACCGACATCGGCACCGGCACGCTGACGGTGATGAGCCAGATCGCCGCCGCGTCGCTGGGCCTGCCGCTGGAGCAGGTGAGGTTCGTGCTGGGGGATTCGGACTTGCCGGTGGCGCCCGTCGAAGGTGGCTCGTCGCACGTGGCGACGGTCGGCAGCGCGGTCGACGGCGTGTGCGACAAGCTGCGGCGGATGCTGTGGCACATGGCGCGGCGCATACAAGGTTCAGGCTTCGAGCAGGCGCGCTACGAAGACCTGGTGTTCGAGCACGGCCGGGTCAGCCTGCGCGCCAGCCCCGGCGTGTCGTTGGAACTGACCGGCATCCTGGCCGCGGCCCGGCGCGAGCAGATCGAGGCATCGTTCCTGCAATTGCCCAATCTGATCAAGCAGAAGCAATACACGCGCGCCGCGCATTCGGCCGTGTTCTGCGAGGTGCGCGTCGACGAGGCGCTGGGCACCGTGCGCGTGACGCGCGTGGTCAGCGCGGTGGCGGCGGGCCGCATCATCAACCCCAGGACGGCGCGCAGCCAGATCCTCGGCGGCATGGTGTGGGGCATCGGCCAGGCGCTGCACGAGGAAACGCACAGCGACCATGCGCTCGGCCGCTTCATGAACCGCAATATTGCCGAGTACCACATCGCCTCGCACGCCGATATCCAGGACCTGGACGTGATCTTCGTCGACGAGGACGACCGCGTGGTCAGCAGCCTGGGCGCCAAGGGCGTGGGCGAAATCGGCCTGGTGGGCGTTGCCGCCGCGATCAGCAATGCGATCTATCACGCCACCGGCAGGCGGCTGCGCAGCACGCCGATGACGCCGGATAAGGTCATGGCGCGCTGA
- a CDS encoding LysR family transcriptional regulator, with protein METPDRLLRSFLRIASLKSLSKAADDLNQTQSGVSKQLAALEAHLGKALFTRTGRGVALTEAGQKLQEAIEGPYRAIDHAVDMIRDAHGSTEGTVRLALVHTVSYYFIGDVVASFVSAHPGVNLSMMGRSSPEVVALVESGKADLGVAYDTAVDTASLAVYPLFDDTMCLVEQGTMAPAADDAGVDLAGRNLRLVTFPHGYALRRMLDSAGLKGSYVAEAETVDAMLKLVSAGVGSCILPSRLPDKLLAEYGLCKVKIRTPLLKRRMVAVAHPERQPLPLAAALLSCALQVARALDT; from the coding sequence ATGGAAACGCCAGACCGCCTGCTGCGCAGCTTTTTGCGTATTGCCTCGCTGAAGTCGCTGTCGAAGGCTGCGGATGACCTGAACCAGACGCAGTCCGGTGTCAGCAAGCAACTGGCCGCGCTCGAAGCCCACCTTGGCAAGGCGTTGTTTACGCGAACGGGGCGCGGCGTTGCCCTGACGGAGGCCGGGCAAAAGCTGCAGGAAGCGATCGAAGGGCCCTATCGCGCCATCGATCACGCCGTGGACATGATCCGGGACGCGCATGGCAGTACCGAAGGGACGGTCAGGCTGGCCCTGGTCCACACCGTCAGCTACTACTTCATCGGCGATGTGGTGGCGAGTTTCGTCAGTGCGCATCCCGGCGTCAACCTGTCGATGATGGGGCGCAGCTCGCCGGAGGTGGTTGCGCTGGTGGAAAGCGGCAAGGCGGATCTGGGCGTGGCCTACGATACCGCGGTGGACACGGCCTCGCTGGCGGTTTATCCACTCTTCGACGATACGATGTGCCTGGTGGAGCAAGGCACCATGGCCCCGGCAGCGGACGATGCCGGCGTCGACCTGGCCGGGCGCAACTTGCGCCTGGTTACCTTCCCGCATGGCTATGCATTGCGACGCATGCTCGATAGCGCCGGCCTGAAGGGGTCCTATGTCGCGGAGGCGGAAACGGTGGATGCCATGCTCAAGCTGGTTTCCGCCGGAGTAGGGTCCTGCATCCTGCCGAGCCGGCTGCCTGACAAGCTGCTGGCCGAGTATGGCCTGTGCAAGGTGAAGATCCGTACGCCGCTGTTGAAACGGCGCATGGTGGCGGTGGCGCATCCCGAGCGCCAACCCTTGCCGCTGGCCGCCGCGCTGCTGTCATGTGCGCTCCAGGTTGCCAGGGCGCTGGACACGTGA
- a CDS encoding MFS transporter, which yields MTTQQGTRSRRHYITAGLASMMGTTIEWYDFFLYGTAAALIFNKIFFPSFDPLTGTLAAFATYSVGFFARPLGGIVFGHFGDRVGRKSMLLITLFMMGIPTILIGLIPSYDSIGYWAAVALVLLRFLQGVAVGGEWGGAVLMAVEHAPEGKKGFFGSLPQAGVAPGLILSSLAMGMVATLPEQDMLTWGWRVPFLASVVLLAVGWFIRAKVSESPDFEQMKKSGDKVEMPALVVLRRYPRQVLTVVGGRLAEVTWFYTVVTFALAYATGTLGIAKTVMLDATVWGAAVAMFTMPLFGILGDRFSFKWVFMAGTVGILVFAPQFFALLQTLDAGHVTIAMAIAIGLVYACLYGPEGSLFSAQFPPEVRYSGISIAVQVSGAIGGGLAPIVATSLLNHGGGDPAYIVWYLGALSVIAFVSTALMRDANVARHAVPLAKGGRV from the coding sequence ATGACCACGCAACAAGGCACGCGCTCGCGCCGCCACTACATCACGGCGGGCCTGGCCAGCATGATGGGCACGACCATCGAATGGTATGACTTCTTCCTCTACGGCACCGCCGCGGCCCTGATCTTCAACAAGATTTTCTTTCCCTCTTTCGATCCGCTGACCGGGACCCTGGCGGCGTTTGCCACCTACTCGGTCGGCTTCTTCGCGCGCCCGCTGGGTGGCATCGTCTTCGGCCATTTCGGCGATCGGGTCGGACGCAAGTCCATGCTGCTGATCACGCTGTTCATGATGGGCATCCCGACCATCCTGATCGGCCTGATCCCGTCCTATGACAGCATCGGCTACTGGGCTGCGGTCGCGCTCGTGCTGCTGCGCTTCCTGCAGGGCGTCGCGGTCGGGGGCGAGTGGGGCGGTGCGGTGCTGATGGCCGTCGAGCACGCACCCGAAGGCAAGAAGGGCTTCTTTGGCAGCCTGCCGCAGGCAGGGGTGGCACCAGGCCTGATCCTGTCCTCGCTGGCGATGGGCATGGTCGCGACGCTGCCGGAGCAGGACATGCTGACGTGGGGATGGCGCGTGCCGTTCCTGGCGAGCGTGGTGCTGCTGGCGGTAGGCTGGTTCATCCGTGCGAAGGTGAGCGAATCGCCGGACTTCGAGCAGATGAAAAAGTCTGGCGACAAGGTCGAGATGCCGGCGCTGGTGGTGCTGCGCCGCTATCCGCGCCAGGTCCTGACCGTGGTCGGCGGCCGCCTGGCAGAAGTCACGTGGTTCTACACCGTGGTGACCTTTGCCCTGGCCTACGCCACGGGCACGCTCGGCATAGCCAAGACCGTGATGCTCGATGCCACGGTGTGGGGCGCCGCGGTCGCGATGTTCACCATGCCGCTGTTCGGCATCCTGGGTGACCGCTTCAGCTTCAAGTGGGTATTCATGGCCGGCACCGTGGGGATCCTGGTCTTTGCGCCGCAGTTCTTCGCGCTGCTGCAAACGCTCGATGCAGGCCATGTCACGATTGCCATGGCGATTGCGATCGGTCTCGTCTATGCCTGCCTGTACGGCCCTGAAGGCAGCCTGTTCTCAGCCCAGTTTCCGCCCGAGGTCCGCTATAGCGGCATCTCGATCGCGGTGCAGGTGTCCGGTGCGATCGGCGGGGGCCTGGCGCCCATCGTGGCCACGTCGCTGTTGAATCATGGCGGCGGCGATCCCGCATACATCGTCTGGTACCTGGGTGCGCTTAGCGTGATCGCCTTCGTCAGCACGGCACTGATGCGCGATGCCAACGTGGCCAGGCATGCGGTCCCGCTGGCAAAGGGTGGACGGGTATGA
- a CDS encoding aldolase produces the protein MNAPLRDKSYFDQRASSDMAKHLPSQSRTTQETMAYACRILAMTEQEAGLAGQISVRSERPGAYWTLRFGLGFDEATPADFIEVDRDLNTLSGGGMANPATRFHLWVYDARPDVNAIIHTHSPWASALAAARQPLVIAQMDMTPLHNDCAFLGDWPGVPIADQEGVIISEALGDKRAIILAHHGYLTAGKTCEEATYLSVYLERAARMQIRAQAFGALTPVDDELAREARDYLLKPSIVNSTFAYWARQTHGIAPYVKP, from the coding sequence ATGAACGCCCCCCTCAGAGACAAGTCGTATTTCGACCAGCGCGCGTCCAGCGACATGGCGAAGCACCTGCCGAGCCAGTCGCGCACCACGCAGGAGACCATGGCCTATGCCTGCCGCATCCTGGCCATGACGGAGCAGGAAGCCGGCCTGGCGGGCCAGATCAGTGTCCGCTCCGAACGACCGGGCGCTTACTGGACGCTGCGTTTCGGGCTCGGCTTCGACGAAGCGACGCCGGCGGACTTTATCGAGGTCGACCGCGATCTCAACACGTTGAGCGGCGGCGGCATGGCCAATCCGGCGACGCGTTTCCACCTGTGGGTCTACGACGCCCGGCCGGACGTCAACGCCATCATCCATACCCATTCGCCGTGGGCCAGCGCGCTCGCTGCCGCGCGCCAGCCCCTGGTCATCGCGCAGATGGACATGACCCCCCTGCATAACGACTGCGCGTTCCTCGGCGACTGGCCGGGAGTTCCGATCGCAGACCAGGAGGGCGTGATCATCTCGGAAGCGCTCGGTGACAAGCGCGCGATCATCCTCGCGCACCATGGCTATCTGACCGCAGGCAAGACCTGCGAAGAGGCGACCTACCTGTCCGTCTATCTCGAGCGCGCTGCCCGAATGCAGATCCGCGCGCAGGCTTTCGGCGCGCTCACGCCGGTCGATGACGAACTGGCCAGGGAGGCTCGCGACTACCTGCTGAAGCCGTCCATCGTCAACTCCACGTTCGCGTACTGGGCGCGCCAGACGCACGGCATCGCGCCGTACGTCAAGCCGTGA
- a CDS encoding FAD binding domain-containing protein: protein MNPFRYERAATVEAALQAIAAAQRDAGELSLGDDHAPHFLAAGTNLIDLVKGGMMHPAALVDVRQLPLRMIEATAEGGLRLGALASNADTAQHPLVRAQYPLLRAAILAGASAQIRNMATNGGNLLQRTRCYYFYDPGVPCNKREPGSGCPAAAGLARQHAILGASEHCVATHPSDMCVALAALGAVVHVASASGRREIPFDEFHRLPEDRPHIDTTLRPDELITHIVLPPAAGFARHACYLKIRERASFAFALVSVAAALDLADDGTVRAARLALGGVAHKPWRDPEAEALLQGRPASAEHFASAARFLLRDARAWGGPAVPESLPGNSFKIALAERAIVRALEMAVAGVLSNTGEDAFGEEEQP from the coding sequence ATGAACCCGTTCCGCTATGAGCGCGCGGCCACGGTGGAAGCGGCGCTGCAGGCGATCGCCGCGGCGCAGCGGGACGCCGGCGAGCTAAGCCTTGGCGACGACCACGCGCCGCACTTCCTGGCTGCCGGCACCAACCTGATCGACCTGGTGAAGGGCGGCATGATGCATCCGGCCGCGCTGGTCGATGTCAGGCAGCTGCCGCTGCGGATGATCGAGGCCACGGCGGAGGGCGGGCTCAGGCTCGGTGCGCTGGCCAGCAACGCCGATACCGCGCAGCACCCGCTGGTGCGCGCGCAGTATCCGCTGCTGCGCGCGGCGATCCTGGCCGGGGCCTCGGCGCAGATCCGCAATATGGCGACCAACGGCGGCAACCTGCTGCAGCGCACGCGCTGCTATTACTTCTATGATCCGGGCGTGCCCTGCAACAAGCGCGAGCCCGGCAGCGGCTGCCCGGCGGCGGCCGGGCTGGCGCGCCAGCATGCCATCCTCGGCGCCAGCGAGCATTGCGTCGCCACGCACCCGTCGGACATGTGCGTGGCACTGGCGGCGCTGGGCGCGGTGGTGCACGTGGCATCGGCGAGCGGCCGCCGCGAGATTCCGTTCGATGAATTCCATCGGCTGCCGGAGGACCGGCCGCATATCGACACCACGCTGCGCCCCGACGAACTGATTACCCATATCGTGCTGCCGCCCGCCGCCGGGTTCGCGCGTCATGCCTGCTACCTGAAGATCCGCGAGCGCGCGTCGTTTGCGTTCGCGCTGGTGTCGGTGGCCGCCGCGCTGGATCTCGCCGACGATGGCACCGTGCGCGCCGCGCGGCTGGCGCTGGGTGGCGTGGCCCACAAGCCGTGGCGCGATCCCGAGGCCGAGGCGCTGCTGCAGGGCCGGCCCGCCAGCGCGGAACACTTTGCTTCGGCGGCCCGCTTCCTGCTGCGCGACGCGCGCGCCTGGGGCGGGCCGGCCGTGCCCGAGAGCCTGCCCGGCAACAGCTTCAAGATCGCGCTGGCCGAGCGTGCGATCGTGCGCGCGCTGGAAATGGCAGTCGCCGGCGTGCTGAGCAATACCGGCGAAGACGCCTTCGGCGAGGAGGAGCAGCCATGA
- a CDS encoding DMT family transporter — MSASSPSPRRIDWTTLFLLTFPPLSWAGNAIVGRLAAGTVPPVALNWARWVLAGMLLAPFAWRGVVEHRAVLRRHAGVITAMGILSIASYNALQYLALTSSTPINVTLIGASTPLFLIVIGALCFGERVKPWHVAGALLCMVGVTFVLVRGELARLAQLDLVPGDLFMLAATIAWSAYTWLLRKQRPALPLPVLLFAQIVTGVLASAPVTAWELLTLEQPLQWNGKVAGILLYVATIPSLLAYFAWDRAIARAGAQLPVFFITLTPVFAALLSTVLLGDWPRWYHGVGLAAIAAGIWLAQRR, encoded by the coding sequence ATGTCCGCCAGCAGCCCCAGCCCCCGACGCATCGACTGGACCACCCTGTTCCTGCTGACCTTTCCCCCGCTCAGCTGGGCCGGCAATGCCATCGTGGGCCGGCTTGCCGCCGGCACGGTGCCGCCGGTCGCGCTGAACTGGGCGCGCTGGGTGCTGGCCGGCATGCTGCTGGCACCGTTTGCGTGGCGCGGCGTGGTTGAGCACCGCGCGGTGCTGCGCCGGCACGCGGGCGTGATCACCGCCATGGGCATCCTGTCGATCGCCAGCTATAACGCGCTGCAGTACCTGGCGCTGACCAGCTCGACGCCGATCAACGTGACGCTGATCGGCGCGTCCACGCCGCTGTTTCTGATCGTGATCGGCGCGCTGTGCTTCGGCGAACGGGTCAAGCCCTGGCATGTCGCCGGCGCACTGCTGTGCATGGTCGGCGTGACCTTCGTGCTGGTGCGCGGCGAACTGGCGCGGCTGGCGCAGCTGGACCTGGTGCCCGGCGACCTGTTCATGCTGGCGGCCACCATTGCCTGGAGCGCCTACACCTGGCTGCTGCGCAAGCAGCGTCCCGCGCTGCCCCTGCCGGTGCTGCTGTTCGCGCAGATCGTCACCGGCGTGCTGGCCAGCGCGCCGGTGACGGCATGGGAACTGCTGACGCTGGAGCAGCCGCTGCAATGGAACGGCAAGGTCGCGGGCATCCTGCTCTATGTGGCGACCATCCCGTCGCTGCTGGCCTACTTTGCCTGGGACCGCGCCATCGCGCGCGCGGGCGCGCAGCTGCCGGTGTTCTTCATCACGCTGACGCCGGTCTTTGCCGCGCTGCTGTCGACGGTGCTGCTGGGCGACTGGCCGCGCTGGTACCACGGCGTCGGCCTGGCGGCGATCGCGGCCGGGATCTGGCTGGCGCAGCGGCGCTGA
- a CDS encoding (2Fe-2S)-binding protein, translating to MALEDPLAPPASEAGALQQIPTTLHINGITHELLLAPWVILLDLLREQLQLTGTKKGCDHGQCGACTVLVGGRRIKSCLCLAVSYDGADITTVEGLADRDTGALHPLQQAFIDHDAFQCGYCTPGQLCSALGLLNEHPPASRQELRERMSGNLCRCGAYAQIVEAIAEVAGLTERDQEPS from the coding sequence ATGGCACTGGAAGACCCGCTTGCTCCCCCGGCATCCGAGGCCGGCGCACTGCAACAGATCCCCACCACGCTGCACATCAACGGCATCACCCACGAGCTGCTGCTGGCCCCGTGGGTGATCCTGCTGGACCTGCTGCGCGAGCAACTGCAGCTCACCGGCACCAAGAAGGGCTGCGACCACGGCCAATGCGGCGCCTGCACGGTGCTGGTCGGCGGCAGGCGCATCAAGTCGTGCCTGTGCCTGGCGGTGTCCTATGACGGCGCCGATATCACCACCGTGGAGGGGCTGGCCGATCGCGACACGGGCGCGCTGCATCCGCTGCAGCAGGCTTTTATCGACCACGACGCGTTCCAGTGCGGCTATTGCACGCCGGGACAGCTGTGCTCGGCGCTGGGCCTGCTGAACGAGCATCCGCCGGCAAGCCGGCAGGAGCTCCGCGAGCGCATGAGCGGCAACCTGTGCCGCTGCGGCGCGTATGCGCAGATCGTCGAGGCGATCGCCGAAGTCGCCGGGCTGACCGAGCGCGACCAGGAGCCATCATGA